From the genome of Methanobrevibacter thaueri:
CCTGCCTGATTTCAGTGGCCTTTTTGGCATGTTTTGAAAATCTGAGTAAAAAGAGACTTTCCTTAGGATTCCTGAGGGTGGCTTTCATGGCATTCTTCACGATATATTCAACGCCCTCTGCCAGATATTCCTGAATGTCAAAATCATCGCCCATAATCTCACTCAAGTTAAAATCAGTCTTCCAATACCCTGGACACACATCCCGCAATCAGCCCTGCAAAAGCATCGTCAAGAACCGGAGGCAATCCGTAGATTATTCCAGGTTTTAATTCATCATATTTCTTAAAGTTGAATGTTGCCTTGGTTCCGCCAATCTGATTGGCAATGGCAATTCCCAATACGTCATCACTATTAAGAGACTTGTCACTTGAATCTATTTCTCGTATCCTGTGTGCGCTCAAGTCCTTTTCTGTCCTCATTGCAGCAACCAAAAGTGCAATCACATTAATGTCAGTTAACGATTTAAGAATCTGGGCCTTTAATTTCTCTTCTAGTTGAGGTTTCTGTTCGCCATCATCCAGAAGTTCCAATCCCACCTCGACAAGATCCCCAATCAGAATTCCTTCAGACACAAGATAGTCCAGAATTCCGAATGTCAATTTTAAATGCTCGAAAGCATCCTCAAGGCTGATTTCAATGGCATCACTGATTCTTATCCTTAACTCGTCAAAATCAATATCATCGTATTCCACATTGTTGATGTCAAGTGAATCCCCTTCAGTTTCGGGAACATTTCCAAGAACGGCCATAAAATCATTATCATTTAAGATATGTTGAATGTGCAGCGGCAATGCCATGTTTGCCAATGCCTTGGCTTTTGAAGATGTTGCCAGCTTAAAAATCTTAAGCAAACCCTTTGGCGAAATCAGTTTATCGATGTAAATCACATGACTTAAGTTGATTCTTGCATCGCTGAAACCCTTTGGAGAGTTTGCAACCTTCAGTCCATCAGTGAAATCCTCAATGACAATGTCATTTGCCATGAATGTGAAAATGGTCAAATCATCATAGGTGTTTGTAAAGTAATCCAAGGATTCTGTTGCCTGTGCAATATAGGAACCCTTTAAATGGTTAAATATCTCAGCCTTCTTTGCAGTCGCCTTAAAATCATCTTTTGCCTTTACAATGTTCACATTTTCAACAATGTCAATACCATCGCTTACGGTAAAGTCGCTGAAGGCAAGGAAATGATTTGGATTATTGATGCAAATCCCATAATCCTTTTCGATGATATTCAATTTCATGTGATAATGTATATTAATTATTTAATTTAAATCTATATTATAATATCAAAAAGGACTTATAATTATGACAATCATTATTGACCCTCAAGCTAGCGGAATAGCAGGAAATATGCTGATTGGAGCATTTGTTGATTTAGGGGCAGATGCCGATGAACTGAAGGAAATCATGGAAAAATCAGCCTTTGAATTCGGAAAAATTGAAGTGACATTTGAAAAGGTATCAAAGCATGGCATCGACTCCACATTCTGCCATGTTGAAATGCTGGAGCAAAAGCCCTGCATCAATTACAGGGAATTCATTTCAAAAATAGAGAATCTTGATTTGAATGAGAATGTCCTTGAAACTTCAATTAGGATATTCAGAAGGATAGCTGAAGCCGAAAGCAAGGTTCATGGGAAAACCTTGGATGAAGTGCATTTCCATGAGGTTGGGGCTAGCGATGCGGTCGCTGATGTGATAGGTTCCGTATATGCTTTTTATTCACTTGGCTATGATTTACAAAAGGTTATCGGCCTTCCTATAGCTGTTGGAGGAGGCAGGGTCAAGACCGCCCATGGAACAATACCGGTTCCTGCACCTGCTGTTGTTGAGATTTTAAAGGATGCAAATATGGTTGGAGGTCCTGTTGACAGTGAGCTTGCAACACCGACAGGTTCTGCAATCTATATGGAGCTGTGTGATGAGATTAAAGAGTTCATTCCTCAAATTAAGGCTAAAAATGTTGGTTATGGTGCTGGAAGAAAGGATTTCGACCACCCTAATGTCTTGAGGATAATTGAAAGCTCAGACATCACAGAAAGCGACAGGATTGATGTCATTGAGACCAATCTTGACCATTTGACCGGAGAGGAAATCGGATATCTCTTCGATACCCTGCTTGACATCGGTGCAAGCGACGTTTCAATCACTCCGATAATAATGAAGAAGAACCGCCAGGGAAGTCTCCTGAAAGTAATTTCCAAGAGGGAAAGACGTGAAGACATCATCAATGCCATCTTCAAGGAGACCGGCAGTTTGGGCATTAGAATAGCTCCCCATATGCATAGGGGAATTGCCAAAAGAGAATTCGAAACCAAAACATTTGACATTAACGGCAAGGATTATGATGTGACCTTCAAAATAGGTTATGTCAACGGCAAAGTGATTTCCAAAAGGCCGGAATATGAGGACCTGAAAAGAATTGCAAAGGAAACAGGACTTGCCTTAAGAGAAGTTAAAGAGTTGGTAAGATGAAAAAGGCAATAAGCGTTTTTTCAGGAGGCCTTGACTGTACCGTTGCAACCTGCGTTTACGATAATGATTATGAAATTCATGCCATCACATTCAATTACGGCCAAAAGGCATTCGCCCAGGAACTGAAGGCATCAAGAAAGATTTGTGAAAAGATGGGCTGGACCCATGAGGTCATTGACCTGCCTTGGCTGTCCGACATCAGCAATTCAAGCCTGAATACCGATGAGGACATTCCTGAAGTGTCTGAAAACAATTTGGATGACATTGACAAAAGCAGCGAAACCGCAAGCAACGTTTGGGTTCCTGCCAGAAATACGGTTTTCACATCAATCGCATTATCCTATGCCGAAAGCATTGGCGCTGAGATAATAATAGTCGGCTGGAACAATGAGGAGGGATTGACATTCCCTGACAATTCACAA
Proteins encoded in this window:
- a CDS encoding phosphatidylglycerophosphatase A — translated: MKLNIIEKDYGICINNPNHFLAFSDFTVSDGIDIVENVNIVKAKDDFKATAKKAEIFNHLKGSYIAQATESLDYFTNTYDDLTIFTFMANDIVIEDFTDGLKVANSPKGFSDARINLSHVIYIDKLISPKGLLKIFKLATSSKAKALANMALPLHIQHILNDNDFMAVLGNVPETEGDSLDINNVEYDDIDFDELRIRISDAIEISLEDAFEHLKLTFGILDYLVSEGILIGDLVEVGLELLDDGEQKPQLEEKLKAQILKSLTDINVIALLVAAMRTEKDLSAHRIREIDSSDKSLNSDDVLGIAIANQIGGTKATFNFKKYDELKPGIIYGLPPVLDDAFAGLIAGCVSRVLED
- the larC gene encoding nickel pincer cofactor biosynthesis protein LarC; this translates as MTIIIDPQASGIAGNMLIGAFVDLGADADELKEIMEKSAFEFGKIEVTFEKVSKHGIDSTFCHVEMLEQKPCINYREFISKIENLDLNENVLETSIRIFRRIAEAESKVHGKTLDEVHFHEVGASDAVADVIGSVYAFYSLGYDLQKVIGLPIAVGGGRVKTAHGTIPVPAPAVVEILKDANMVGGPVDSELATPTGSAIYMELCDEIKEFIPQIKAKNVGYGAGRKDFDHPNVLRIIESSDITESDRIDVIETNLDHLTGEEIGYLFDTLLDIGASDVSITPIIMKKNRQGSLLKVISKRERREDIINAIFKETGSLGIRIAPHMHRGIAKREFETKTFDINGKDYDVTFKIGYVNGKVISKRPEYEDLKRIAKETGLALREVKELVR
- the queC gene encoding 7-cyano-7-deazaguanine synthase QueC, producing MKKAISVFSGGLDCTVATCVYDNDYEIHAITFNYGQKAFAQELKASRKICEKMGWTHEVIDLPWLSDISNSSLNTDEDIPEVSENNLDDIDKSSETASNVWVPARNTVFTSIALSYAESIGAEIIIVGWNNEEGLTFPDNSQEFLNEFNELIKVGSPDKIRIEAPAINLNKEELVELGVKVGAPMKLSYSCYKGEDEPCGVCESCVRRNRAFKKVGI